One window of the Colletotrichum destructivum chromosome 4, complete sequence genome contains the following:
- a CDS encoding Putative RAM signaling pathway, SOG2, leucine-rich repeat domain superfamily, with protein sequence MVERMERPERPSGPLMPRGLPENPAQGRRQLQKDVALGNIPPPPPLPPMPKDLRNLSTGATLSASAPMTSAQVIALARDAMQSALYENESQAAEASAVSNELKPGVTIDLSRKGIQKLPDEVVDIIKNELERLALSHNQVNSFPTRFSECTSLRYLNVRNNQIREFPLPLCDLKSLEILDLSKNKLRVLPPDIVKLASLKVFSVQKNRIEELPVALADMVSLQVLKFDGNPITFPPREVLQVQASSPPNEGYLKESEVTEVAVTAHIKRFLRQHTMNGRAESDTAGEESSEGMETPRMPPIKRVVSGRFPIKVNGTDVPDLRSPNLIRPPPIPNRSHYRGLSQQNTAIRRPGVMPLTIGNVNERLRSNSETLLQASRGDRPESRARRMGIVSQKATQLGTLDETQANNRFSHYRGLSHGSAMQPPPASMSVKSPNSPAEPFLQRPIYVRRLSVLPERRRESKFYDPILEAAKGILYAVFQIHPMIQMLMSLTSDGSSKRSSLEIVFYNTNSHVEELEQEIQKHDPAAEGDETAGRENENVHRACQTLVGAYTHVCTLLAGNIDSFIDNGDPRYIRTLLMLIYNSIMEIRCTLAAVSPDAGPPKPTPRAMALGDTIKPHSRENSITPTAERLGLAQRPRPGPILHNPSNLRVATDVPLPYLNGMNAMHGMHGMNGVAASRTATLASATPRSGESFASASSGGRGISDFTEEDRYFEKIFLSLQRSSELVMRTLPMFQNHMSVLAKKAMGRRAPDHEMMCWKGLISKCSTAVQQTEMLRSRLSLVKLKEPGIMSQPAFRSLISNFIDSWAEFGYQIRSAFNEVSLPPDTRVRLRPIQQAMKEARDTIIQSPWSYLLRQSLNPNTFSPNGGPGLAPIQLPMTPQSAALGPAVQATVPSTPQSASFAAAFNGNVFERADALINMGGLSMSRNGTMTNSSAASFTMSSMSSFSSDGGAMTPSSVLSPNGFGPGPVPLRLNGSKVAF encoded by the exons ATGGTCGAACGTATGGAACGACCAGAGAGGCCCTCGGGGCCCCTCATGCCTCGCGGCCTTCCCGAGAATCCCgcccaaggtcgacgacaACTCCAGAAGGATGTCGCGCTCGGCAACAttcctccgcctccgcctctccCGCCGATGCCCAAAGACCTCCGAAACCTCTCGACAGGGGCTACCCTCTCGGCTTCCGCGCCCATGACCTCGGCACAGGTCATTGCTCTTGCTCGCGACGCTATGCAGAGCGCGCTCTACGAGAACGAGTCGCAGGCTGCCGAGGCGAGTGCCGTGAGCAACGAATTGAAGCCTGGCGTCACCATTGATCTGAGTCGCAAGGGCATCCAGAAACTCCCCGACGAGGTTGTTGATATTATCAAGAACGAGCTGGAACG CCTTGCCCTTTCGCACAACCAAGTCAACTCCTTCCCGACTCGCTTCTCCGAATGCACATCCCTCCGCTACTTGAACGTCAGAAATAACCAGATTCGAGAGTTTCCGTTGCCG CTCTGTGATCTCAAGTCactcgagatcctcgacctGAGCAAGAACAAGTTGCGCGTCTTGCCACCTGATATTGTCAAGCTTGCCTCCTTGAAGGTCTTCTCCGTCCAGAAGAACCGTATCGAGGAGCTACCGGTTGCCTTGGCCGACATGGTTTCATTGCAGGTGCTCAAGTTCGACGGCAACCCCATCACATTCCCACCGCGAGAAGTCTTGCAGGTGCAGGCAAGCAGTCCCCCCAACGAAGGCTACTTGAAAGAAAGCGAGGTCACAGAGGTGGCCGTCACTGCGCATATCAAGCGCTTCCTAAGACAGCACACTATGAATGGCCGTGCAGAGTCGGATACGGCTGGCGAGGAATCTAGTGAAGGCATGGAAACTCCTCGCATGCCCCCGATCAAACGTGTTGTCAGCGGTCGCTTTCCGATCAAAGTCAACGGCACTGATGTTCCCGACCTTCGATCCCCAAATCTGATCCGACCTCCTCCCATCCCGAATCGGTCTCACTACCGAGGACTGTCTCAGCAAAACACGGCTATCCGTCGACCGGGTGTCATGCCATTGACTATAGGAAACGTCAACGAGCGCCTTCGAAGCAATTCAGAGACGCTGCTACAGGCATCCCGAGGAGACCGCCCCGAATCCCGAGCGAGACGCATGGGTATCGTGTCTCAGAAGGCTACCCAGCTAGGCACCTTGGACGAGACACAGGCCAACAACCGCTTCAGTCACTACAGGGGCCTGAGCCATGGTTCGGCCatgcagccgccgccggccagcaTGTCGGTGAAGAGTCCCAATAGCCCGGCCGAGCCCTTTCTCCAGCGTCCGATTTACGTTCGACGGCTTTCCGTGCTGCCTGAGCGAAGACGCGAGTCCAAGTTCTACGATCCCATCCTGGAGGCTGCTAAGGGCATCCTCTATGCCGTCTTTCAGATTCACCCCATGATTCAGATGCTAATGAGCCTGACGAGCGACGGTTCCTCAAAGAGATCCAGCCTTGAGATCGTTTTCTACAACACCAACTCGCATGTAGAGGAGTTGGAGCAGGAGATCCAGAAGCACGATCCTGCCGCCgagggagacgagacggCTGGTCGCGAGAACGAGAATGTTCACCGAGCCTGTCAGACTCTGGTCGGCGCCTACACTCACGTCTGCACTTTGCTGGCAGGCAATATCGACTCCTTCATCGACAACGGGGACCCGCGTTACATTCGCACCCTGCTGATGCTCATCTACAATAGTATCATGGAGATCAGATGCACATTGGCTGCGGTCTCGCCTGACGCTGGCCCACCGAAGCCCACGCCGCGGGCCATGGCATTGGGCGACACGATCAAGCCGCATTCGCGTGAAAACTCCATTACGCCTACAGCTGAGCGGCTCGGACTGGCCCagcggcctcggcccggCCCGATTCTTCACAATCCGAGTAATCTCAGAGTTGCGACGGACGTGCCCCTTCCATATTTGAATGGAATGAACGCTATGCACGGCATGCATGGGATGAACGGTGTCGCAGCTAGTCGCACGGCGACGCTTGCTTCGGCCACGCCTCGATCCGGAGAGTCTTTcgcctcggcttcgtcgggCGGACGTGGCATATCTGACTTCACAGAGGAGGACAGATACTTTGAGAAGATCTTCCTTTCACTTCAGCGATCGTCCGAGCTCGTCATGAGGACTTTGCCCATGTTCCAGAACCACATGTCGGTCCTCGCGAAGAAGGCTATGGGACGTCGCGCTCCGGATCACGAAATGATGTGCTGGAAGGGGCTCATATCCAAGTGCAGTACCGCGGTGCAGCAAACTGAAATGCTCCGCAGCCGTCTTTCGTTGGTCAAGCTCAAGGAGCCTGGAATTATGAGTCAACCGGCGTTCAGAAGCTTGATCAGCAACTTCATTGACTCGTGGGCGGAGTTTGGCTATCAGATCCGCTCTGCATTCAATGAAGTCAGCCTTCCGCCCGATACGAGGGTCAGACTTCGCCCTATCCAGCAGGCTATGAAGGAAGCGAGAGACACCATCATTCAATCGCCCTGGAGCTATCTCTTGCGACAGTCATTAAACCCCAACACCTTCAGCCCCAATGGCGGTCCGGGCTTGGCACCCATCCAACTGCCGATGACGCCCCAAAGCGCAGCTCTGGGACCCGCTGTTCAGGCGACAGTTCCATCCACTCCTCAAAGTGCTTCCTTTGCGGCAGCATTCAACGGCAACGTCTTCGAGCGGGCCGATGCCCTTATCAACATGGGCGGCCTCTCAATGTCTCGAAACGGTACGATGACAAACAGCTCGGCCGCTAGTTTCACCATGTCTTCCATGTCATCATTCTCATCGGACGGAGGGGCCATGACGCCTTCATCAGTCCTAAGCCCCAACGGCTTTGGCCCTGGTCCAGTGCCGCTGCGACTCAATGGTAGCAAAGTTGCCTTCTAG
- a CDS encoding Putative pyridine nucleotide-disulfide oxidoreductase, class I, glutathione reductase, eukaryote encodes MQAFYRTSTVAASRAAAPTRLASIRRHLSSTACTMAPITKETDFLVIGGGSGGLASARKASGQFGTKALIVEGSRLGGTCVNVGCVPKKVTFNAAAIAETIHQAKSYGFSVTETAPFDWPTFKTKRDAYIKRLNGIYERNLNNDKVEYLHGWAKLTSRNEAEVTLDDGTKALVKAKKILIAVGGNPTIPPTIPGAELGINSDGFFDIDKQPKKVALVGAGYIAVEFAGMFNALGSETHLFIRHDTFLRTFDPLIQETVTKEYERLGVNLHKRSQPTKVEKDAEGKLTIFYKDAEGKETSEGGFDHLIWAIGRTPATKDIGLEDIGLKLNEKGHIPVDQYQNTNLENIYALGDVTGQVELTPVAIAAGRRLAERLFGGPEFSKAHLDYSNIPSVVFSHPEVGSIGLTEPQAIEKYGKDNIKVYKTSFTAMYYAMMEPEEKGPTAYKLVVAGPEEKVVGLHIAGLGSGEMLQGFGVAVKMGATKKDFDSCVAIHPTSAEELVTLK; translated from the exons ATGCAAGCCTTCTACCGCACATCTACCGTCGCGGCATcacgagcagcagcacccACGAGACTAGCATCGATACGGAGGCACCTCTCTTCAACAGCCTGTACCATGGCTCCCATCACCAAGGAAACTGATTTCCTCGtcattggcggcggcagcggcggcctggccTCGGCTCGCAAGGCCAGCGGACAGTTCGGCACGAAGGCCCTCATCGTCGAGGGCTCACGGCTGGGAGGAACATGCGTGAACGTGGG CTGCGTCCCGAAAAAGGTTAccttcaacgccgccgccatcgctgAGACCATCCACCAGGCAAAGTCCTACGGCTTCTCCGTCACCGAGACGGCCCCCTTTGACTGGCCCACCTTCAAGACGAAGCGCGACGCCTACATCAAGCGCCTCAACGGCATCTACGAGCGCAACCTCAACAATGACAAGGTCGAGTACCTCCACGGCTGGGCTAAGCTCACCTCGCgcaacgaggccgaggtcacCCTTGACGACGGCACCAAGGCCCTCgtgaaggccaagaagatccTCATCGCTGTCGGCGGCAACCCCACCATCCCGCCCACCATTCCCGGTGCTGAGCTCGGCATCAACTCGgacggcttcttcgacattGACAAGCAGCCCAAGAAGgttgccctcgtcggcgccggctaCATTGCCGTTGAGTTCGCCGGCATGTTCAATGCACTTGGCTCAGAGACCCACCTCTTCATCCGCCACGACACCTTCCTGCGCACGTTTGACCCCCTCATCCAGGAGACCGTCACGAAGGAGTACGAGCGTCTGGGCGTCAACCTGCACAAGCGTTCGCAGCCCACaaaggtcgagaaggatgccgagggcaAGCTTACCATCTTCTacaaggacgccgagggcaaggagacgTCTGAGGGCGGCTTCGACCACCTCATCTGGGCCATTGGCCGCACGCCGGCGACAAAGGacatcggcctcgaggatATTGGCCTCAAGCTCAACGAGAAGGGCCACATCCCCGTCGACCAGTACCAGAACACCAACCTCGAAAATATTTACGCCCTTGGTGACGTCACCGGCCAGGTCGAGTTGACTCCCgttgccatcgccgccggccgccgcttGGCTGAGCGTCTGTTTGGCGGCCCCGAGTTCTCCAAGGCCCACCTCGACTACTCCAACATTCCATCCGTCGTCTTTTCCCACCCCGAGGTCGGCAGCATCGGCCTTACGGAGCCTCAGGCCATCGAGAAGTACGGCAAGGACAACATTAAGGTCTACAAGACCAGCTTCACCGCCATGTACTACGCTATGATGGAGCCTGAAGAAAAGGGTCCCACCGCCTACAAGCTCGTCGTGGCCGGCCCCGAAGAAAAGGTCGTCGGTCTTCACATTGCCGGTCTTGGCAGCGGAGAGATGCTCCAGGGCTTCGGTGTTGCAGTCAAGATGGGCGCAACGAAGAAAGACTTCGATAGCTGTGTTGCGATCCACCCGACTAGCGCCGAGGAGCTTGTGACTTTGAAATAG
- a CDS encoding Putative ribosomal protein eS8/ribosomal biogenesis NSA2 has product MGISRDSRHKRSASGAKRAYYRKKRAFEAGRQGANTRIGPKRIHTVRTRGGNHKYRALRLDSGNFAWASEGCTRKTRVIGVAYHPSNNELVRTNTLTKSAVVQIDAAPFRQWYEAHYGQNLGRRRQQKQQAAGTVAKEEDAKKSNSVEKKQAERFAAQGKVENALEKQFEAGRLYAVVSSRPGQSGRCDGYILEGEELAFYQRKLHK; this is encoded by the exons ATGGGTATCTCTAGAGATTCCCGCCACAAGCGCTCCGCCTCCGGTGCCAAGCGCGCCTACTACC GGAAGAAGCGCGCTTTCGAGGCCGGTCGCCAGGGTGCCAACACCCGTATCGGCCCCAAGCGAATCCACACGGTCCGCACCCGCGGCGGCAACCACAAGTACCGCGCCCTCCGCCTCGACAGCGGTAACTTCGCCTGGGCCTCCGAGGGCTGCACCCGCAAGACCCGTGTCATCGGTGTCGCTTACCACCCCTCCAACAACGAGCTTGTCCGCACGAACACCCTGACCAagtccgccgtcgtccagatCGACGCCGCTCCTTTCCGTCAGTGGTACGAGGCCCACTACGGCCAGaacctcggccgtcgccgccagcagaagcagcaggccgccggTACtgtcgccaaggaggaggacgccaAGAAGTCCAACTcggtcgagaagaagcaggctGAGCGCTTTGCCGCCCagggcaaggtcgagaaCGCCCTCGAGAAGCAGTTTGAGGCCGGTCGTCTGTACGCCGTTGTCTCTTCCCGTCCTGGCCAGTCTGGTCGCTGCGACGGATACATCCTTGAGGGTGAGGAGCTCGCCTTCTACCAGCGCAAGCTTCACAAGTAG
- a CDS encoding Putative Rab-GAP-TBC domain-containing protein gives MSQPDKPAATISPEVTKETKDKRLSTDSDSDEENQQDAFEDAAVDVAEVAEVAEVRSLTQRTPSVSKPPPTEETDAEPPKKEEIEHEEDAAAPPSPAKETNHFVDEEFKSDDDYSEIKRKASPVSHRLSNTSNLDDIKLDDDHPTLQESESKPISPVEEKPPPKKMSISSITGALPSMPWSPPAEPSPAKSPIVPAAAPPQTAPSAALPPPPGPPTRKLTSPFSWLSRNSTSKEKETSPPPQASPRRNTASSIATLTSNSEMMLGRLDEEKEGAGASGVPRHSLKDRFKMVRLREEAGITLPSDDDKPAPPPKGLGLSTPPAQIGNDKELGADQAPKSPLPTTPNPALAPGTVSGVSAGPSDMSDAQVDWDLWQSVVYEGPAVVARTSSEELNRAIASGIPNAIRGVIWQVLAQSNNEELEIMYRELVVRGTDKEVNRNSQSTVSSGSNGNLSIQNDVVNSSASSIHSEHSGANGMPSPHEKSAEAVLKAQQAATVARQKKQKEDTAMLQKLEKTIRRDLGARTSFSKYAAAAGLQEGLFGVCKAYALFDEAVGYAQGMNFLIMPLLFNMSEEEAFCLLVRLMNHYHLRDLFIQDMPGLHKNLYIFERLLEDFEPALYCHLRRRSISPHLYATQWFLTLFAYRFPLQLVLRIYDLILSEGLSAILRFGIVLMQKNVANLLAISDMQQLTVFLKDKLFDAYIDTAPSAGSILENGFFGSSSSSMDKEVYRADQFVRDACDVKITPEILKAYTLEWEEKTRAEKEREAELEQLRSANINFAVKVRKLEERVEAYDSEQAALATELVHTKVENEELKDENESLKGQVRELRNVIQKQPEELENAWKAERDDLMKRNQKVHEENEKLEKEMAELEEELVQTKMQYAEINSQHETLTRKWTDLKRQFA, from the exons atgtCCCAGCCAGACAAGCCTGCTGCGACCATTTCGCCCGAGGTCACAAAGGAAACGAAAGACAAGAGACTTTCGACCGACTCCGATTCAGATGAGGAGAAT CAGCAGGATGCTttcgaagacgccgccgtcgacgtcgccgaggtagCTGAGGTGGCCGAAGTCCGCTCCCTTACCCAGAGGACGCCTTCGGTCTCGAAACCGCCGCCCACCGAGGAAACGGACGCTGAACCCCCGAAAAAGGAGGAGATCGAACATGAAGAGGATGCAGCAGctccgccatcaccggcAAAGGAAACCAACCACTTTGTCGACGAAGAATTCaagagcgacgacgactatAGCGAAATTAAAAGGAAGGCGTCTCCCGTATCCCACCGTCTCTCCAACACCTCCAATTTGGACGACATcaagctggacgacgaccaccCTACTCTGCAAGAATCAG AATCGAAACCCATTAGTCCTGTCGAAGAGAAACCCCCGCCCAAGAAGATGTCCATTAGCAGCATCACCGGCGCCCTCCCATCCATGCCATGGTCGCCGCCAGCCGAGCCATCGCCCGCCAAATCCCCTATAGTCCCAGCCGCGGCCCCTCCGCAAACCGCTCCTTCTGCCGCACTGCCACCACCCCCAGGGCCGCCGACCAGGAAGCTCACAAGTCCCTTCTCCTGGCTGTCCCGCAACAGCACaagcaaggaaaaggagacctcgcctcctcctcaagccTCCCCTCGACGCAATACTGCCAGCTCCATCGCGACCTTGACAAGCAACTCCGAGATGATGCTCGGCAGGCTGgatgaagagaaggagggggcCGGCGCCAGCGGTGTGCCCCGCCATAGCTTGAAAGATCGCTTCAAGATGGTGCGGCTACGGGAAGAAGCGGGCATCACGTTGccgagcgacgacgacaaaccTGCTCCACCCCCCAAAGGACTGGGTTTGAGCACCCCTCCTGCACAGATCGGCAACGATAAGGAGCTGGGGGCTGACCAGGCACCGAAGTCGCCACTACCCACGACCCCGAACCCGGCATTGGCACCAGGGACGGTATCTGGAGTCTCGGCCGGTCCATCTGATATGTCGGATGCTCAGGTAGACTGGGATCTGTGGCAGTCTGTCGTCTACGAAGGCCCAGCGGTCGTTGCGCGAACGAGCTCCGAGGAGTTGAACAGGGCTATAGCCAGCGGTATTCCTAACGCCATCCGAGGAGTCATCTGGCAAGTCTTGGCCCAGAGCAACAACGAAGAGCTCGAGATCATGTACAGAGAGCTTGTGGTTAGAGGCACTGATAAGGAAGTCAATCGGAACAGCCAGAGCACCGTCAGTTCGGGAAGCAACGGAAACCTCAGCATACAGAACGATGTTGTCAACTCTTCTGCGTCGTCGATTCATTCGGAGCATTCGGGCGCAAACGGCATGCCCTCGCCCCACGAAAAgagcgccgaggccgtgTTGAAGGCACAGCAGGCGGCCACCGTGGCGAGGCAAAAGAAGCAAAAGGAGGACACCGCCATGCTGCAGAAGCTGGAGAAGACCATTCGGCGGGACCTGGGCGCGAGAACCAGCTTCTCCAAATacgcggctgcggcggggCTCCAAGAAGGCCTCTTCGGCGTGTGCAAGGCATATGCTCTGTTTGATGAGGCAGTCGGCTACGCCCAAGGCATGAACTTCCTTATTATGCCGCTCCTGTTCAATatgtcggaggaggaagcatTCTGCCTGCTGGTACGGCTGATGAACCATTACCACCTACGCGATCTCTTCATCCAGGATATGCCCGGTCTTCACAAGAACTTGTACATCTTCGagcgcctcctcgaggactTTGAGCCCGCTCTGTACtgccacctccgccgccgcagcatcTCACCGCATCTATACGCTACCCAGTGGTTCTTGACGCTCTTTGCCTACCGCTTCCCCCTGCAACTTGTGCTGCGTATCTACGACTTGATTCTATCCGAGGGCCTGTCGGCGATTCTGCGCTTCGGCATCGTCCTGATGCAGAAAAATGTTGCCAACTTACTCGCCATCTCGGATATGCAGCAGCTCACAGTCTTCCTTAAGGACAAGCTATTCGACGCTTACATTGACACGGCACCGAGCGCCGGAAGTATCTTGGAAAACGGCTTCTTTGGAAGCTCCAGTTCGAGCATGGACAAGGAAGTGTACCGCGCCGACCAGTTCGTCAGGGATGCTTGCGATGTGAAGATCACCCCTGAGATCCTGAAGGCTTACACCCTCGAATGGGAAGAGAAAACGAGGGCGGAAAAGGAACGTGAGGCAGAGCTCGAGCAGTTGCGGAGCGCCAACATCAACTTTGCCGTGAAGGTGCGCAAGCTCGAGGAACGTGTCGAGGCGTATGACAGCGAGCAGGCAGCCCTCGCTACGGAACTGGTTCACACCAAggtcgagaacgaggagctcaaggatGAAAACGAAAGTCTCAAAGGACAGGTTCGCGAGCTGCGTAACGTCATCCAGAAGCAGCCCGAAGAGCTCGAGAATGCATGGAAGGCTGAGCGCGACGATCTCATGAAGCGCAACCAGAAGGTTCATGAGGAGAACGAgaagttggagaaggagatggcagagttggaggaggagcttgTGCAGACCAAGATGCAGTATGCCGAG ATCAACTCTCAGCACGAGACACTTACACGGAAGTGGACGGACCTCAAGCGACAGTTTGCCTGA
- a CDS encoding Putative helicase, P-loop containing nucleoside triphosphate hydrolase gives MPPLSRSHSCVDIDYTLRRQFNKTTFRPLQREIITAALDGHDVFVQAATSFGKSLCFQLPACIDHGITIVVSPLLSLMMNQIEALRSAGIDASSLNSNTPPAERDRINQDLASGHPRIRLLYVTPELCSGDSFRRRIKLVYEQCELARIAVDEAHCISEWGHDFRKDFKRLSWFRETFPTVPIMCLTATANPTVRKDLLRTLGLLEQPDRLKSFVMTAHRPNLHIEIRYTKDQDDDRLSDFLTWIRSVYERRKADPRKAELEAAGERVDNVSGIIYTISRDECESLAAALRDEGVGARPFHAKLTKETKEQTLARWVKNEPGYDVIVATTAFGMGIDKNNVRFVVHWRLPKSFEGYYQEAGRAGRDGNASFCFLYYSREDLQRVQSMIRKGNRDGSNWEAQAKSLQKLALYCEDTTACRHAQICRYFGEDETPKCDFACDWHKDAQGLQRRMMRGLADEEWVSTQAEYGQYEGYYDD, from the exons ATGCCTCCTCTATCGCGCTCGCACTCATGCGTTGATATAGACTATACCCTCAGACGACAATTCAACAAGACGACGTTCAG GCCGCTGCAACGTGAAATCATCACCGCTGCACTCGACGGCCACGATGTGTTCGTCCAGGCCGCTACGTCGTTTGGCAAGAGTCTTTGCTTTCAACTCCCTGCCTGCATTGACCATGGGA TCACCATTGTCGTTTCGCCGCTGCTCAGTCTCATG ATGAATCAAATCGAAGCGCTGCGGTCAGCTGGCATCGATGCTAGCTCCTTGAACAGCAacacgccgcccgccgagAGGGATCGCATCAACCAGGATCTTGCCAGTGGCCACCCGCGCATACGTCTGCTCTACGTGACACCGGAGCTGTGCTCTGGCGACTCCTTTCGGAGACGTATCAAGCTGGTCTACGAACAGTGTGAATTGGCGCGCATCGCGGTTGATGAGGCCCATTGCATCTCGGAATGGGGCCACGATTTTCGAAAAGACTTCAAGCGGCTGTCCTGGTTTAGAGAGACGTTCCCGACTGTACCAATCATGTGTCTGACGGCCACTGCAAATCCCACCGTTCGCAAAGACTTGCTAAGGACTCTGGGCCTCCTGGAACAGCCCGACAGGCTCAAAAGTTTTGTCATGACTGCCCATCGGCCCAATCTGCATATTGAGATCAGATATACAAaagaccaagacgacgaccGCCTGTCTGACTTTCTAACTTGGATACGTAGCGTTTAtgagagaagaaaagcagACCCTCGCAAAGCAGAGCTAGAAGCCGCCGGGGAGCGAGTCGACAATGTCTCCGGCATTATATATACGATATCGCGAGATGAGTGCGAGTCtctcgcggcggcgctcaGAGACGAAGGTGTTGGGGCTAGGCCCTTCCATGCGAAACTTACCAAAGAGACCAAAGAGCAAACCCTGGCTCGATGGGTGAAGAACGAGCCTGGCTACGATGTTATTGTGGCCACCACAGCGTTCGGCATGGGTATCGACAAGAACAATGTGCGATTTGTCGTTCACTGGCGGTTGCCCAAATCATTCGAGGGATACTACCAAGAGGCAGGCCGCGCAGGCCGGGACGGCAACGCGAGCTTTTGCTTTCTATACTACAGCCGTGAAGACCTGCAGCGCGTGCAGAGTATGATCAGGAAAGGGAATCGCGACGGATCGAATTGGGAAGCGCAGGCCAAGAGTCTGCAAAAACTTGCCCTATACTGCGAAGACACGACCGCTTGTCGCCATGCGCAGATCTGCAGGTATTTTGGTGAGGACGAGACACCAAAATGCGACTTTGCTTGCGATTGGCACAAGGACGCGCAAGGCCTTCAGAGGCGGATGATGCGTGGCCTGGCAGACGAGGAATGGGTCAGCACGCAGGCCGAGTATGGCCAGTATGAAGGCTACTACGACGATTGA